The sequence TCTGCTTCCGAGCGCTCCTTGGTGGACAAGCTACTGGAGTACGGTCCCCGGCTCGCCCGGAAGGAGCCGCGGGGCAGCCTCCAGCTCGTCATCCCCCGGCCCGGGACGATTTCCCCCTGGTCCTCCAAGGCCACCGACATCTTCCAGAACTGTGGCTTGTCGGGTGTCCGGCGCATCGAGCGTGCGATCGCCTATTGGATCTCCGACGAGGCGGGCAAGGCCCTTGCTCCCGGGTCGCTCGTCCGGGTGCAACCGGTGCTGCATGACCGGATGACGCAGGTGGTGGTGGGGCGCGAGGAGGACGCGGCCGTCCTCTTCTCCGCGCACACCCCTCAATCCTTCACCCGGGTGGGGGTGCTCGAGGGAGGCCGGGCGGCGCTCGTCACCGCCAACCGTGCGCTGGGCCTGGCGCTGGCGGAGGATGAGATCGACTACCTGGTGGCGCGCTTCACCGAGCTGAAGCGAGACCCCACCGACGTCGAGCTGATGATGTTCGCCCAGGCCAACAGCGAGCACTGCCGGCACAAGATCTTCAACGCCTCGTGGACGGTGGATGGGGTGGCGCAGGAGCGCTCGCTCTTCCAGTCCATCAAGAACACCTACGCGGCGCACCCCGAGGGCGTGCTGTCGGCGTACAAGGACAACGCGGCGGTGATGGAGGGCTTCGAGGTGGAGCGCCTCTTTCCGGATCCCGACAGCGGGGAGTACCGCTTCCACCGCGAGCCCACGCACATCCTGATGAAGGTGGAGACGCACAACCATCCCACCGCCATCTCCCCCCATCCGGGGGCCTCCACGGGCGCGGGCGGAGAAATCCGCGACGAGGGTGCCACGGGGCGCGGTGCCAAGCCCAAGGCGGGCCTGAGCGGCTTCTCCGTGTCGAACCTGCGCATCCCCGGCCACGAGCAGCCGTGGGAGACGCCCTATGGCAGGCCGGAGCGCATCGTGTCCGCGCTGGACATCATGATCGACGGGCCCCTGGGCGGCGCCGCCTTCAACAACGAGTTCGGCCGGCCCAACCTGTGTGGCTACTTCCGCAGCTTCGAGGTGCAGGTGCCCACGTTCGAGGGCGTGGAGGTGCGCGGCTACCACAAGCCCATCATGATCGCCGGCGGCCTGGGCAACATCCGGGCGGGGCACGTGCGCAAGGGCACGCTCCAGTCGGGGGACCGCATCGTCGTGCTGGGCGGCCCGGCGATGCTCATCGGCCTGGGCGGCGGCGCGGCGTCGTCGATGGCGCAGGGCTCGAGCGCGGCGGACCTCGATTTCGCCTCGGTGCAGCGCGACAACCCGGAGATGGAGCGGCGCTGCCAGGAGGTCATCGACCAGTGCTGGGCCCAGGGGGAGAAGAACCCCATCCGCTCCATCCACGACGTGGGGGCGGGCGGCCTGTCCAACGCGGTGCCGGAGCTCATCCACGACAATGACCTCGGCGGGCGCTTCGAGCTGCGCGAGGTGCCCAACGCCGAGCCGGGCATGTCGCCGGTGGAGATCTGGTGCAACGAGGCGCAGGAGCGCTACGTGCTGGCGATCGCGCCGGAGGATCTTCCGCGCTTCACGGCCCTGTGCGAGCGCGAGCGCGCGCCCTTCGCGGTGCTGGGCGAGGCCACGGCCGAGCAGGTGCTGACGGTGGGGGACAAGCAGTTCGGCAACGCGCCCATCGACATCCCCATGGACGTGCTGTTCGGCAAGCCCCCGCGCATGCACCGGGACGTGAAGTCGCGTCCGCTCGCGCACGCGGAGCTGAAGCTGGACGCGCCGGTGAAGGAGCTGCTCGGGCGGGTGCTCGCGCACCCCACGGTGGCGGACAAGGGCTTCCTCATCACCATTGGGGACCGGACGGTGTCGGGCCTGACGGCGAGGGATCAGATGGTGGGCCCGTGGCAGGTGCCGGTGGCGGACTGCGCGGTGACGCTGTCGGCGCACGCGGGCTACACGGGCGAGGCCATGGCGGTGGGAGAGCGCACCCCGGTGGCGCTCATCGACGCGGCGGCCTCGGCGCGCATGGCGGTGGGCGAGGCCGTCACCAACATCGCCGCGGCGCGCGTGGCCCAGCTCGGCGACGTGAAGCTGTCGGCCAACTGGATGGCGGCCGCGGGCAGCCCGGGCGAGGACGCCAACCTCTACGCCGCGGTGAAGGCGGTGGGCATGGAGCTGT is a genomic window of Cystobacter fuscus DSM 2262 containing:
- the purL gene encoding phosphoribosylformylglycinamidine synthase; protein product: MLTLRGAPALSEFRLAKLLALCREREPSVGSVYAEFVHILDVPAPLSASERSLVDKLLEYGPRLARKEPRGSLQLVIPRPGTISPWSSKATDIFQNCGLSGVRRIERAIAYWISDEAGKALAPGSLVRVQPVLHDRMTQVVVGREEDAAVLFSAHTPQSFTRVGVLEGGRAALVTANRALGLALAEDEIDYLVARFTELKRDPTDVELMMFAQANSEHCRHKIFNASWTVDGVAQERSLFQSIKNTYAAHPEGVLSAYKDNAAVMEGFEVERLFPDPDSGEYRFHREPTHILMKVETHNHPTAISPHPGASTGAGGEIRDEGATGRGAKPKAGLSGFSVSNLRIPGHEQPWETPYGRPERIVSALDIMIDGPLGGAAFNNEFGRPNLCGYFRSFEVQVPTFEGVEVRGYHKPIMIAGGLGNIRAGHVRKGTLQSGDRIVVLGGPAMLIGLGGGAASSMAQGSSAADLDFASVQRDNPEMERRCQEVIDQCWAQGEKNPIRSIHDVGAGGLSNAVPELIHDNDLGGRFELREVPNAEPGMSPVEIWCNEAQERYVLAIAPEDLPRFTALCERERAPFAVLGEATAEQVLTVGDKQFGNAPIDIPMDVLFGKPPRMHRDVKSRPLAHAELKLDAPVKELLGRVLAHPTVADKGFLITIGDRTVSGLTARDQMVGPWQVPVADCAVTLSAHAGYTGEAMAVGERTPVALIDAAASARMAVGEAVTNIAAARVAQLGDVKLSANWMAAAGSPGEDANLYAAVKAVGMELCPALGLTIPVGKDSMSMRTVWEEQGQRKAVTAPLSLIVSAFAPVLDVRHSLTPQLRDPGVDTRLVFVDLAGGRQRLGGSVLAQTYSQVGPRCPDVDDPETLKGFFAAVQALNETGALLAYHDRSDGGLITTLVEMAFAGHCGFEVDVTGLGADAVAALFNEELGAILQVRVTDLPRVREVMKVHGLEAHCHELGRPQTDLTARVRHGERVLLEEDVMGLRAVWSRVSYEMQKLRDNPRCAEQEYAARCDPADPGLSARLTFSPSEDVAAPFIAKGARPRVAILREQGVNSQLEMARAFVRAGFSAVDVHMSDLLTGRVSLKDFTGLAACGGFSYGDVLGAGGGWARSILFNARARDEFAAFFARAGTFSLGICNGCQMMAQLRELIPGAEHFPNFVRNVSEQFEARLVQVEVAPSPSLFFQGMAGSRIPIASSHGEGRAEFSTAEEAARVDGLGVVPVRFVDNHGRVTETYPSNPSGSPHGIAGLTSRDGRVTIMMPHPERVSRSVQYSWCPPEWGEDSPWMRMFRNARVTLG